A stretch of the Haloarcula ordinaria genome encodes the following:
- a CDS encoding DUF7577 domain-containing protein, with amino-acid sequence MVSEWLYGAIALLVGVHVLTMLYAYWRNSDVADTAAQAEPRPTTSDDHSTERVTCPHCGVPNQSGYRFCRQCVSNLDSKTAARPQVEQGQPH; translated from the coding sequence ATGGTGAGCGAATGGCTGTACGGGGCGATCGCCCTCCTCGTCGGCGTCCACGTCCTGACCATGCTGTACGCCTACTGGCGGAACAGCGACGTCGCCGACACTGCTGCGCAAGCAGAGCCACGCCCCACCACGAGTGACGACCACAGCACAGAGCGCGTGACCTGTCCGCACTGTGGCGTTCCCAACCAGTCGGGCTACCGCTTTTGCAGGCAGTGCGTGTCGAACCTCGACAGCAAGACGGCAGCCCGGCCCCAGGTCGAGCAGGGACAGCCACACTGA
- the nucS gene encoding endonuclease NucS, with translation MTADRAVETLSYPAPATALDLVERGLERGALVTLFGTCTVEYEGRAASSLGPGDRHVMLKPDGAALVHTDEGQQPVNWQPPGCDHAVALADDALVVTSDRSTPDEHLEVTFETVTHAAAFDGTDPEDLALTGTEADLKDRILEDPALVEAGFTPLATERETPAGAVDIYGEDDAGRTVVVELKRRRVGPDAVGQLDRYVGALRRDLHADTDVRGILVAPSVTDRARQLLAEKGLEFVAVEPPGR, from the coding sequence GTGACAGCCGACCGGGCCGTCGAGACGCTCTCGTACCCCGCCCCAGCGACGGCGCTGGACCTCGTGGAACGCGGCCTCGAACGCGGCGCGCTGGTGACGCTGTTCGGCACCTGCACCGTCGAGTACGAGGGCCGCGCGGCCAGTTCGCTCGGCCCGGGCGACCGCCACGTGATGCTCAAGCCCGACGGTGCGGCGCTGGTCCACACCGACGAGGGTCAGCAGCCGGTCAACTGGCAGCCGCCGGGGTGTGACCACGCCGTCGCCCTCGCCGACGACGCGCTGGTCGTCACCTCCGACCGGTCGACCCCCGACGAGCACCTCGAGGTGACCTTCGAGACGGTGACCCACGCCGCCGCCTTCGACGGCACCGACCCGGAGGACCTCGCGCTGACCGGGACCGAGGCGGACCTGAAGGACCGCATCCTCGAGGACCCGGCGCTGGTCGAGGCCGGGTTCACGCCGCTCGCGACCGAACGCGAGACGCCGGCGGGAGCCGTCGACATCTACGGCGAGGACGACGCCGGCCGGACCGTCGTCGTCGAACTCAAACGCCGTCGGGTGGGGCCGGACGCCGTCGGCCAGCTCGACCGGTACGTGGGCGCACTCCGCCGGGACTTACACGCCGATACGGACGTCCGTGGCATCCTGGTCGCGCCGTCGGTCACCGACCGCGCGCGACAGCTACTGGCGGAGAAGGGGCTCGAGTTCGTCGCGGTCGAACCCCCCGGTCGGTAG
- the mutS gene encoding DNA mismatch repair protein MutS, with protein sequence MDAALGPPEQMAELEDELTPMMAQYFELCRQYDESLVLFQVGDFYEAFCDAAERVARLCEITLTQRTDSTGEYPMAGIPIDNAESYIETLLDAGYRVAVADQVEDPEAVSGVVERAVTRIVTPGTLTEAELLAGADNNYVAALAAGEDYGLALLDVSTGDCYATSVGSETAAGDELRRFGPAEAIVGPDVDVDEDAVFGPACLVTAYDETAFGREQAGERVERYFGPPDRLLSGDSELRATGALLAYAEYTRGSAGAVGPDGEPVDPDADPERTLDYLNHLTRYDPREYMLLDAVAVESLELFERRSVSGHENLTLVETLDETACALGRRKLTDWLRRPLLDEQRIEARHGAVAELQRDPATRERLHDLLTEVYDLERLISRVSRGRANARDLRSLASTLAVVPDVRDALDGADARLLADLGATLDPLAETREEVEAAIRPDPPQQVTEGGVVREGYDDELDALRSTEQSGKQWIADLEESERERTGIDSLKVGHNSVHGYYIEVTDANLDSVPDDYQRRQTLKNSERYYTPALKEREDEILRAETAADDLEYDIFCAVRDDVAAEAERVQALAARLARLDVLVSFAEVAARYDYCRPTVGSEGIDITAGRHPVVERTQDAFVPNDTHLGSGPRADGDDPQDPFFAVVTGPNMSGKSTYMRQVALVCLLAQAGSFVPAQSADLPILDRIFTRVGASDDIAGGRSTFMIEMTELATILDAATADSLVLLDEVGRGTSTADGLAIARAVTEYLHDEVGAYTLFATHHHDLTDTAADLPGATNRHFETSREGGEVVFDHELAPGPAAASYGVEVASMAGVPQSVVERSRALLDDAAGTDPATTGDDNTRAESTPVTEAADSVEAALREADVATMTPLEALNTLAALKDDVE encoded by the coding sequence ATGGACGCAGCGCTTGGCCCGCCCGAGCAGATGGCCGAGCTCGAGGACGAGCTGACGCCGATGATGGCACAGTACTTCGAGCTGTGCCGGCAGTACGACGAGTCGCTGGTGCTCTTCCAGGTCGGAGACTTCTACGAGGCCTTCTGTGACGCCGCCGAGCGGGTCGCCCGCCTGTGTGAGATTACGCTGACTCAGCGGACGGACTCGACCGGCGAGTATCCGATGGCGGGCATCCCCATCGACAACGCCGAGTCGTACATCGAGACGCTGCTGGACGCGGGCTACCGGGTGGCCGTCGCCGACCAGGTCGAAGATCCCGAGGCAGTCAGCGGCGTCGTCGAGCGGGCGGTGACCCGCATCGTCACGCCCGGGACGCTCACCGAGGCCGAACTGCTCGCCGGCGCGGACAACAACTACGTCGCCGCGCTGGCCGCCGGCGAGGACTACGGTCTGGCGCTGCTCGACGTCTCGACGGGGGACTGTTACGCGACCAGCGTCGGCAGCGAGACGGCGGCCGGCGACGAGCTGCGACGCTTCGGGCCCGCAGAGGCCATCGTCGGCCCCGATGTCGACGTCGACGAGGACGCCGTCTTCGGCCCGGCCTGTCTTGTGACCGCGTACGACGAGACGGCCTTCGGGCGCGAGCAGGCCGGCGAGCGCGTCGAGCGGTACTTCGGCCCGCCCGACCGGTTGCTCTCGGGCGACAGCGAGTTGCGGGCGACGGGCGCGCTGCTGGCCTACGCCGAGTACACCCGCGGGAGCGCCGGGGCGGTCGGGCCCGACGGCGAGCCGGTCGACCCCGATGCCGACCCCGAGCGGACGCTCGACTACCTCAACCACCTCACGCGCTACGACCCCCGCGAGTACATGCTGCTGGACGCCGTCGCCGTCGAGAGCCTGGAGCTGTTCGAGCGCCGGTCGGTCAGTGGCCACGAGAACCTGACGCTCGTCGAGACGCTGGACGAGACTGCCTGTGCGCTCGGCCGGCGGAAGCTCACCGACTGGCTCCGCCGGCCGCTGCTCGACGAACAGCGCATCGAGGCCCGCCACGGGGCCGTCGCGGAACTCCAGCGCGACCCGGCGACCCGCGAGCGCCTCCACGACCTGCTGACGGAGGTGTACGACCTCGAACGCCTCATCTCGCGGGTCTCGCGGGGGCGAGCCAACGCCCGTGACCTGCGCTCGCTCGCGTCGACGCTCGCCGTCGTCCCGGACGTGCGCGACGCTCTGGACGGGGCCGACGCCCGACTGCTCGCGGACCTGGGGGCGACGCTGGACCCGCTGGCCGAGACGCGTGAGGAGGTCGAGGCGGCCATCCGCCCGGACCCCCCACAGCAAGTGACCGAGGGCGGGGTCGTCCGCGAGGGGTACGACGACGAACTGGACGCGCTGCGCTCGACGGAACAATCGGGCAAACAGTGGATAGCCGACCTGGAGGAGAGCGAACGCGAGCGCACCGGCATCGATTCGCTGAAGGTCGGCCACAACAGCGTCCACGGCTACTACATCGAGGTGACCGACGCGAATCTCGATTCGGTGCCCGACGACTACCAGCGCCGCCAGACGCTCAAGAACAGCGAGCGGTACTACACGCCCGCGCTCAAGGAACGCGAGGACGAGATTCTGCGGGCCGAGACGGCCGCCGACGACCTGGAGTACGACATCTTCTGTGCGGTGCGCGACGACGTCGCCGCAGAGGCCGAGCGGGTGCAGGCGCTCGCCGCCCGGCTCGCTCGGCTCGACGTGCTGGTCTCCTTCGCCGAGGTGGCCGCCCGCTACGACTACTGCCGGCCGACGGTCGGGAGCGAGGGCATCGACATCACCGCGGGCCGTCACCCCGTCGTCGAGCGCACGCAGGACGCGTTCGTCCCGAACGACACCCACCTCGGGAGCGGCCCACGCGCCGACGGGGACGACCCGCAAGACCCCTTCTTCGCCGTCGTCACCGGCCCGAACATGAGCGGGAAATCGACCTACATGCGCCAGGTCGCCCTCGTCTGCCTGCTGGCCCAGGCCGGGAGTTTCGTCCCTGCGCAGTCGGCCGACCTCCCGATTCTGGACCGCATCTTCACCCGCGTCGGGGCCAGCGACGACATCGCCGGCGGCCGGTCGACGTTCATGATAGAGATGACCGAACTGGCGACCATCCTGGACGCGGCGACGGCCGATTCGCTCGTCTTGCTCGACGAGGTTGGTCGGGGCACCTCCACGGCCGACGGCCTGGCCATCGCCCGCGCAGTGACCGAGTACCTCCACGACGAGGTGGGGGCGTACACGTTGTTTGCGACCCACCACCACGACCTGACCGACACGGCCGCGGACCTGCCCGGCGCGACCAACCGGCACTTCGAGACGAGCCGAGAGGGAGGCGAGGTGGTCTTCGACCACGAGCTCGCGCCCGGCCCGGCGGCCGCCTCGTACGGCGTCGAGGTGGCGAGCATGGCCGGCGTCCCCCAGTCGGTCGTCGAGCGGTCCCGGGCGCTACTGGACGACGCTGCGGGGACGGACCCGGCGACGACCGGCGACGACAACACCCGGGCCGAATCAACCCCGGTCACCGAGGCAGCCGACAGCGTCGAGGCCGCCCTCCGCGAGGCCGACGTGGCGACGATGACGCCGCTCGAGGCGCTCAACACGCTGGCGGCGCTCAAAGACGACGTCGAGTGA
- a CDS encoding DUF5305 domain-containing protein, producing the protein MGWGRWLRRAAADNLRVVVVAVVLVAALGGYLTYAAHVDPGSTMETRETARWESSGAFDHRATVVNGTDVYETGTVLENRSVYYTRLTPRLNGSFTYGYTASDGGSLATNTTVSLVMRSVSTDRDGNRTVYWSVEERLNQRRAESLTPGDRARTPFSTNVTGAIERAQRIDERLGGTPGDVGVALVARTTVTGTRNGQQVDATRTYRLPIVAEGGTYRVEDPGLVTESEVQTERVRVAVDRGPLWTVGGPLLGVLAVGALAGLVVGKRRGTLSVSTGERAWLAYRSERDEFDEWITTGRVPETAVGSTVVDVDSLEGLVDVAIDTNNRVIEDERRNACLVLTENCWYRYERPTEPDRETASDEPADPLDDADQHEE; encoded by the coding sequence ATGGGCTGGGGGAGGTGGCTCCGGAGAGCGGCGGCCGACAACCTCCGGGTCGTCGTCGTGGCCGTGGTTCTCGTCGCCGCACTGGGCGGGTATCTCACGTACGCGGCACACGTCGACCCGGGGAGCACGATGGAGACGCGGGAGACCGCGCGCTGGGAATCGAGCGGGGCGTTCGACCACCGCGCGACAGTCGTCAACGGCACGGACGTGTACGAGACGGGAACGGTCCTCGAGAACCGCTCGGTGTACTACACTCGGCTGACGCCGCGGCTGAACGGGAGTTTCACGTACGGCTACACGGCGAGCGATGGGGGCTCACTCGCCACCAACACGACCGTCTCGCTGGTCATGCGGTCGGTCTCGACCGACCGGGACGGCAACCGGACGGTCTACTGGTCGGTCGAAGAGCGGTTGAACCAGCGCCGGGCCGAGTCGCTCACGCCGGGTGACCGGGCGCGAACGCCGTTCTCGACGAACGTCACGGGGGCTATCGAGCGGGCACAGCGCATCGACGAACGACTGGGCGGGACGCCCGGCGACGTCGGCGTCGCGCTGGTCGCTCGGACGACGGTCACGGGGACCCGGAACGGGCAGCAGGTGGACGCGACCAGAACCTATCGGCTCCCCATCGTCGCGGAGGGCGGCACCTACCGGGTCGAGGACCCCGGGTTGGTGACCGAGTCGGAGGTCCAGACCGAGCGAGTGCGCGTCGCGGTAGACCGCGGGCCGCTGTGGACGGTCGGCGGGCCGCTGCTCGGTGTCCTCGCCGTCGGGGCACTCGCTGGCCTCGTGGTGGGGAAACGCCGCGGCACGTTGTCCGTGTCGACAGGGGAGCGAGCGTGGCTGGCCTACCGGTCGGAGCGTGACGAGTTCGACGAGTGGATCACCACCGGACGGGTCCCGGAGACCGCGGTCGGCTCGACGGTCGTCGACGTGGACTCGCTCGAGGGGCTCGTCGACGTGGCCATCGACACGAACAACCGCGTCATCGAGGACGAGCGACGGAACGCCTGTCTCGTCCTGACCGAGAACTGCTGGTACCGGTACGAGCGCCCGACGGAGCCCGACCGTGAGACGGCCAGCGACGAGCCGGCAGACCCACTGGACGACGCCGACCAGCACGAGGAGTGA
- a CDS encoding signal peptidase I, whose translation MGSNARSALVVGVEAVVALTVLALVAGSVLGQPILLGYVETGSMSPTLEPGDGFVAVPADVAGEVDRGDVVVFEAEELNGGGLTTHRVVGETDRGFVTKGDANPFTDQEGDEPPVKRAQVVAVAWRAGGDVVVIPELGTVVETTGGALTAVQTRLAAAFGTRSLLGVQGLAYLLFGASVLAYVLLGLFEDGTDRERQRQRETGTSTVLVVVGLMALVVAGATAGMVAPSGTQQLGVVSAESDSPGARVIAAGTSETVEYSVHNAGLVPVDVFLETSDGATVAPNQLRAGSQTTVNATLTLSAPPETGYYRRFVTEYRYLSVLPPAHLEALYDVHPWAPIVVIDVLLAVPVGIFVGTGLGRSRLRTRSREKQSRLHQLYTRVR comes from the coding sequence ATGGGGTCGAACGCTCGGAGCGCGCTCGTCGTCGGCGTGGAGGCAGTAGTCGCACTGACCGTCCTCGCGCTCGTCGCGGGGAGCGTCCTCGGCCAGCCGATTCTCCTCGGCTACGTCGAGACGGGGAGTATGTCGCCGACGCTAGAGCCGGGTGACGGCTTCGTGGCCGTGCCTGCGGACGTGGCAGGTGAGGTCGACCGGGGCGACGTCGTCGTCTTCGAGGCCGAAGAACTCAACGGGGGTGGGCTGACGACGCATCGCGTCGTCGGTGAGACGGACCGGGGGTTCGTCACGAAGGGCGACGCGAACCCCTTCACCGACCAGGAGGGCGACGAACCGCCGGTCAAGCGCGCACAGGTCGTCGCCGTCGCGTGGCGGGCCGGCGGCGACGTCGTGGTGATTCCGGAGCTCGGGACGGTCGTCGAGACCACTGGCGGCGCACTGACCGCCGTCCAGACGCGACTCGCGGCGGCGTTCGGGACCCGGTCGCTCCTCGGCGTCCAGGGGCTGGCGTACCTGCTGTTCGGCGCGTCGGTGCTCGCGTACGTCCTGCTCGGCCTGTTCGAGGACGGGACGGACCGCGAGCGGCAGCGACAGCGCGAGACCGGGACGAGCACGGTTCTCGTGGTCGTGGGGCTGATGGCGCTCGTCGTCGCGGGCGCGACCGCCGGCATGGTGGCACCGAGCGGGACACAGCAACTGGGCGTCGTGAGCGCCGAGTCCGATTCGCCGGGTGCGCGGGTCATCGCTGCCGGGACCAGCGAGACAGTCGAGTATTCGGTCCACAACGCCGGACTCGTCCCGGTCGACGTCTTCCTCGAGACGAGCGACGGCGCGACGGTCGCCCCGAACCAACTACGAGCGGGGTCGCAAACGACGGTCAACGCCACCCTGACCCTCTCGGCACCGCCGGAGACGGGCTACTATCGGCGGTTCGTGACCGAGTACCGGTACCTGTCGGTCCTCCCGCCAGCCCATCTCGAAGCGCTGTACGACGTCCATCCGTGGGCACCCATCGTCGTCATCGACGTCCTGCTCGCTGTTCCTGTCGGGATATTCGTCGGCACCGGCCTCGGGCGGAGCCGCCTCCGGACGCGCTCCCGGGAGAAGCAGTCGAGACTCCACCAACTCTACACTCGGGTCAGGTAG
- a CDS encoding DUF7344 domain-containing protein: MSRTQSHPAGAGEQQGDEVRAEPQSDSASETLSRDEVFETLSNRRRRFVLHHLQDADESAPLSEIAEQVAAWENDSTVDAVSSSERKTVYTSLQQFHLPKMDEIGVVSYDSREGTVALTEAATDLDIYLEVVDSYDIPWSFYYVGLSAIGSVMVALSAVGVEPFAAVPFSGWTVFVLTTLTVSAVAHYLRTRRMRLGSDSQPPEVRQ, from the coding sequence ATGAGCAGGACACAGTCACATCCAGCAGGAGCCGGGGAACAGCAGGGGGACGAGGTGCGAGCCGAGCCGCAGTCGGATTCGGCGTCCGAGACACTTTCCAGAGACGAGGTGTTCGAGACGCTCAGCAATCGGCGGCGGCGGTTCGTCCTGCATCACCTCCAGGACGCCGACGAGTCGGCGCCGCTCTCTGAAATCGCGGAACAGGTCGCCGCGTGGGAGAACGACTCCACCGTGGACGCGGTCTCGTCCAGCGAACGCAAGACCGTCTACACGTCGCTCCAGCAGTTTCACCTCCCGAAGATGGACGAGATCGGCGTGGTCAGCTACGACAGCCGCGAGGGGACGGTGGCGCTCACCGAGGCCGCGACCGACCTCGACATCTACCTCGAAGTCGTCGACAGCTACGACATCCCCTGGAGCTTCTACTACGTCGGACTGAGTGCCATCGGGAGCGTCATGGTCGCGCTCTCGGCCGTCGGGGTCGAACCGTTCGCGGCCGTCCCGTTCAGCGGCTGGACGGTGTTCGTCCTGACCACGCTGACCGTCTCGGCGGTGGCTCACTACCTCCGCACGCGCCGGATGCGACTCGGTTCGGACAGCCAGCCGCCGGAGGTGCGTCAGTGA
- a CDS encoding thioredoxin family protein, whose translation MSRAEANRPVTIESRAELDELLASNPRVLVMVRTAGCAICKSMDPIIDNVARATDVAVVDFNPKADLDAVAEFDVRSVPTFLLFDDGDLIDRMADGFVPTEDLVAFVER comes from the coding sequence ATGTCGCGTGCCGAAGCGAACCGACCGGTCACGATCGAATCGCGCGCCGAACTCGACGAGCTGCTCGCCTCGAACCCGCGGGTGCTCGTGATGGTCCGGACCGCCGGCTGTGCCATCTGCAAGTCGATGGACCCCATCATCGACAACGTCGCTCGCGCGACGGACGTGGCGGTGGTTGATTTCAACCCGAAAGCCGACCTCGACGCCGTCGCCGAGTTCGACGTGCGCAGCGTCCCGACCTTCCTGCTGTTCGACGACGGCGACCTGATCGACCGCATGGCCGACGGCTTCGTCCCGACCGAGGACCTGGTCGCGTTCGTCGAGCGCTAG
- a CDS encoding universal stress protein, with product MYDTILLPTDGSEGIGAAARHAAAIAERFGATVHVLSVVDTRNRFESPTSGLSTDAWLEAERERSAHAIADTVDALPDDIEVEQVRREGVPKSVIVDYVEEQPVDLVVMGTHGRTGLDHYLVGSVAEAVVRRSPVPVVTVRLDEN from the coding sequence ATGTACGACACGATTCTACTCCCGACCGACGGGAGCGAGGGCATCGGAGCCGCAGCGAGACACGCCGCGGCCATCGCCGAGCGCTTCGGCGCCACCGTCCACGTCCTCTCGGTGGTCGACACGCGCAATCGCTTCGAGAGCCCGACGAGCGGTCTCTCGACGGACGCGTGGCTCGAGGCAGAGCGCGAGCGGTCGGCCCACGCGATCGCCGACACCGTCGACGCGCTCCCGGACGACATCGAAGTCGAGCAGGTCCGCCGCGAGGGGGTCCCCAAGTCGGTCATCGTCGACTACGTCGAAGAACAACCAGTCGACCTCGTGGTGATGGGGACCCACGGCCGGACCGGGCTGGACCACTACCTGGTGGGGAGCGTCGCGGAGGCGGTCGTCCGGCGCTCGCCGGTACCGGTCGTGACCGTCCGGTTGGACGAGAACTAG
- a CDS encoding ABC transporter ATP-binding protein → MSDAPVLELTHVDSGYGEVQVLDDLTLHLNPEEIVCLIGPNGAGKSTVLKTAFGMLTPWEGTVTYHGDEIGGMAPEDIVREGIGYVPQTDNVFGSLTIEENLRMGGVARKDGLEDVIDRLYDRFPLLDEKRSANASTLSGGQRQVLAFARALVMEPDVLLIDEPSAGLAPNTADEVFGHVQAVNDLETAILMVEQNATKGLGISDRGYVLDQGTVRFEDEASALLDNDDVSKLYLGG, encoded by the coding sequence ATGAGCGACGCCCCCGTCCTCGAACTGACGCACGTCGACAGCGGCTACGGCGAGGTCCAGGTGCTCGACGACCTGACGCTCCATCTGAACCCGGAGGAAATCGTCTGTCTCATCGGCCCGAACGGCGCGGGGAAGTCCACCGTACTGAAGACAGCCTTCGGCATGTTGACCCCGTGGGAGGGGACCGTCACGTACCACGGCGACGAAATCGGCGGGATGGCCCCCGAGGACATCGTCCGCGAGGGTATCGGCTACGTCCCACAGACCGACAACGTGTTCGGGAGCCTCACCATCGAGGAGAACCTCCGGATGGGCGGCGTCGCCCGGAAAGACGGCCTCGAAGACGTCATCGACCGTCTGTACGACCGGTTCCCGCTGCTCGACGAGAAGCGCTCGGCGAACGCATCGACCCTCTCCGGTGGCCAGCGCCAGGTGCTCGCGTTCGCCCGCGCACTGGTGATGGAACCGGACGTGTTGCTCATCGACGAACCGTCGGCCGGCCTGGCACCGAACACCGCCGACGAGGTGTTCGGCCACGTCCAGGCGGTCAACGACCTCGAGACGGCCATCCTCATGGTCGAGCAGAACGCGACGAAGGGACTGGGCATCTCCGACCGCGGCTACGTCCTGGACCAGGGGACCGTCCGCTTCGAGGACGAGGCCTCGGCGCTGCTGGACAACGACGACGTCTCGAAGCTCTACCTCGGCGGCTGA
- a CDS encoding ABC transporter ATP-binding protein yields the protein MSDAEVAEADRGATDPELKEDVVLEVEDLQKSFGALTATDHATFAVERGTITGLIGPNGAGKSTLFNLISGFYEPDGGRVKVNGVDVTGMEPYEVADHGLIRTFQTPRKLEGMTVREAMLVGPREQPGESFLNLFFRPGTVGEREAANLEKAERILEEFEIDHLATQPATQISGGQMKLVELARAMLAEPELLLLDEPAAGVNPTLRNKLAEQIQRLHEQGTTFLLIEHDMDFVMKLADPVIVLDQGHVLMEGPPRAVQTDQRVIDAYLGGNV from the coding sequence ATGAGTGACGCCGAGGTGGCGGAAGCCGACCGTGGCGCCACGGACCCGGAACTGAAAGAGGACGTCGTCCTCGAGGTCGAGGACCTCCAGAAGTCCTTCGGCGCGCTGACCGCGACCGACCACGCGACGTTCGCCGTCGAACGCGGCACCATCACGGGCCTCATCGGTCCGAACGGCGCGGGGAAGTCGACGCTGTTCAACCTCATCTCTGGCTTTTACGAGCCCGACGGCGGCCGCGTCAAGGTCAACGGCGTCGACGTGACGGGGATGGAACCGTACGAAGTGGCAGACCACGGCCTCATCCGGACGTTCCAGACCCCCCGGAAACTGGAGGGGATGACCGTCCGCGAGGCGATGCTCGTCGGTCCGCGCGAACAGCCCGGCGAGTCGTTCCTGAACCTGTTCTTCCGACCGGGTACGGTCGGCGAGCGCGAGGCGGCCAACCTGGAGAAGGCCGAGCGCATCTTAGAGGAGTTCGAGATCGACCACCTCGCGACCCAGCCGGCGACCCAGATCTCCGGCGGGCAGATGAAGCTCGTCGAGCTGGCCCGGGCGATGCTGGCCGAGCCGGAGCTCCTCTTGCTGGACGAGCCGGCTGCCGGGGTCAACCCGACGCTGCGCAACAAGCTCGCAGAGCAGATCCAGCGACTCCACGAGCAGGGCACCACGTTCTTGCTCATCGAACACGACATGGACTTCGTGATGAAACTCGCCGACCCGGTCATCGTCTTAGACCAGGGCCACGTCCTCATGGAGGGGCCGCCGAGGGCGGTCCAGACCGACCAGCGCGTCATCGACGCCTATCTGGGAGGGAACGTATGA
- a CDS encoding branched-chain amino acid ABC transporter permease: MGVLSDPKGYWADLTRAERGVVASIVGFAVLLFAGLLTGALSPTYFLFLVGIAGMYALLSLGLNSQWGFSGLINFSVAAFFGIGAYGTSLMSADSSPIAGGYLPIVGLFVALVVAAIIALAIGIPTLRLRADYLAIASLGLAEVVRLVVLNERQITNGSAGVRGIPPFFEGWPVLATLPQQMPGLVIRPFPGTELVLETPFWGALLNVVVVMAFVGISYGVLRRAHRSPWGRVLRTIRSDEDLARALGKNTYGFKMQSFVLGSVIMALAGVFYAHLNLFVSPGDLDPVTTFYVWVAVILGGSGSNRGALFGGVVIVTIREGTRFLSGLSGFVLDLGVVALQFDLSFISSNVAPLRFLLIGVLIVVLMRYRPQGVLPPQRELIWPKVVNDPPSKLRSGVRETKAGGDDE, translated from the coding sequence ATGGGCGTCCTCTCCGACCCGAAGGGGTACTGGGCGGACCTCACGCGGGCCGAGCGCGGCGTCGTCGCCTCTATCGTGGGCTTTGCCGTCTTACTCTTCGCCGGACTCCTGACCGGGGCGCTCTCGCCGACGTACTTCCTCTTCCTCGTCGGCATCGCGGGGATGTACGCCCTGCTGTCGCTCGGGCTGAACTCCCAGTGGGGGTTCAGCGGCCTCATCAACTTCAGCGTGGCCGCGTTCTTCGGCATCGGTGCCTACGGAACGTCGCTGATGAGCGCCGACTCCTCGCCCATCGCGGGCGGGTATCTCCCGATCGTGGGCCTGTTCGTGGCGCTCGTCGTCGCAGCCATCATTGCGCTGGCGATCGGCATCCCGACGCTACGACTGCGCGCGGACTACCTCGCTATCGCGTCGCTCGGTCTCGCGGAGGTCGTCCGGCTGGTCGTCCTCAACGAGCGTCAGATCACCAACGGGAGCGCCGGCGTCCGGGGCATCCCGCCGTTCTTCGAGGGATGGCCCGTCCTGGCGACGCTCCCACAGCAGATGCCAGGGCTGGTGATACGGCCGTTCCCGGGGACCGAGCTCGTCTTGGAGACGCCGTTCTGGGGAGCGCTGTTGAACGTCGTGGTCGTCATGGCGTTCGTCGGCATCAGTTACGGCGTCCTCCGGCGGGCCCACCGCTCGCCGTGGGGACGGGTCCTCCGGACCATCCGGTCCGACGAGGACCTGGCACGGGCGCTCGGGAAGAACACCTACGGGTTCAAGATGCAGTCGTTCGTGCTGGGCAGCGTCATCATGGCGCTGGCCGGCGTGTTCTACGCGCACCTGAACCTGTTCGTGAGCCCGGGCGACCTGGATCCGGTAACGACCTTCTACGTCTGGGTGGCGGTCATCCTGGGCGGCAGCGGGTCGAACCGCGGAGCGCTGTTCGGTGGCGTCGTCATCGTCACCATCCGCGAGGGGACCCGGTTCCTCAGCGGCCTCTCGGGGTTCGTCCTCGACCTCGGCGTCGTCGCGCTCCAGTTCGACCTGAGCTTCATCTCGTCGAACGTCGCGCCGCTTCGCTTCCTACTCATCGGTGTGCTCATCGTGGTGCTGATGCGGTACCGGCCACAGGGCGTCCTCCCGCCACAGCGGGAGCTCATCTGGCCGAAGGTGGTCAACGACCCGCCCTCGAAGCTGAGATCCGGCGTCCGAGAGACCAAGGCAGGTGGTGACGATGAGTGA